The following proteins are encoded in a genomic region of Phragmites australis chromosome 9, lpPhrAust1.1, whole genome shotgun sequence:
- the LOC133929416 gene encoding splicing factor U2af small subunit B-like isoform X2 has protein sequence MFQSHSGPYRGKFTGILLVGDPKRFICFVNLVCFSCLCSFLSTLSCTLTTLIELYCQCESYIMAEHLASIFGTEKDRVNCPFYFKIGACRHGDRCSRLHNRPTISPTLVLANMYQRPDMITPGVDAQGQPIDPEKMQEHFEDFFEDIYEELGKFGEIENLNVCDNLADHMIGNVYVQFSEEEQAAAAYNALQGRFYSGRPIIVEYSPVTDFREATCRQFEENSCNRGGYCNFMHVKQIGRDLRRKLYGRSATRRYHGRSRSPSPRHRRGHRDRDDYHHDRDDYRGGGGGRGRGGRHDMYDDRGGRGGRHDMYDDGGRRRHGSPPRRARSPVRESSEERRAKIEQWNREREARQ, from the exons ATGTTCCAATCACACAGTGGGCCGTACAGGGGTAAATTCACAGGAATTTTACTTGTTGGTGATCCTAAAAGATTCATATGCTTTGTGAACCTGGTTTGTTTTAGCTGCCTGTGTTCCTTTTTGTCTACTTTGTCTTGCACACTGACGACCTTAATTGAG CTTTACTGTCAGTGTGAGAGTTATATCATGGCGGAGCACTTGGCTTCGATCTTTGGCACTGAGAAGGATAGGGTCAACTGCCCCTTTTACTTCAAGATTGGGGCATGTCGTCATGGGGATCGCTGCTCCCGTCTGCACAACAGGCCAACCATATCACCAACTCTTGTGCTTGCTAACATGTATCAGCGCCCTGATATGATAACCCCTGGAGTTGATGCTCAAGGCCAACCTATTGATCCTGAGAAGATGCAGGAGCATTTTGAGGACTTCTTTGAGGACATCTATGAGGAACTGGGCAAGTTCGGTGAGATTGAGAACCTGAACGTTTGCGATAACCTTGCTGACCACATGATTGGGAATGTATATGTCCAGTTTAGTGAGGAAGAACAGGCAGCCGCAGCATACAATGCACTTCAGGGCCGCTTTTACTCTGGCCGCCCAATAATTGTCGAGTATTCTCCTGTGACTGACTTCCGTGAAGCAACCTGTAGGCAGTTTGAGGAGAACAGCTGTAACCGTGGTGGCTACTGTAATTTCATGCATGTGAAGCAGATTGGCAGGGATCTTAGGAGGAAGCTCTATGGGCGTTCCGCTACCAGGAGGTACCATGGGAGAAGCCGCAGCCCAAGCCCACGCCACAGGAGAGGCCATCGTGATCGCGATGACTACCACCATGACCGTGATGATTaccgtggtggtggtggtggacgggGTAGAGGCGGCAGGCATGACATGTATGATGACAGAGGGGGTAGAGGCGGCAGGCATGACAT GTATGATGATGGAGGAAGGCGCAGGCATGGTAGCCCCCCAAGGCGTGCTAGGAGCCCAGTCAGGGAAAGCAGTGAGGAGCGCAGGGCCAAGATTGAGCAGTGGAACCGTGAAAGGGAGGCAAGGCAGTGA
- the LOC133929416 gene encoding splicing factor U2af small subunit B-like isoform X1 translates to MFQSHSGPYRGKFTGILLVGDPKRFICFVNLVCFSCLCSFLSTLSCTLTTLIELYCQCESYIMAEHLASIFGTEKDRVNCPFYFKIGACRHGDRCSRLHNRPTISPTLVLANMYQRPDMITPGVDAQGQPIDPEKMQEHFEDFFEDIYEELGKFGEIENLNVCDNLADHMIGNVYVQFSEEEQAAAAYNALQGRFYSGRPIIVEYSPVTDFREATCRQFEENSCNRGGYCNFMHVKQIGRDLRRKLYGRSATRRYHGRSRSPSPRHRRGHRDRDDYHHDRDDYRGGGGGRGRGGRHDMYDDRGGRGGRHDMYDDRGGRGGRHDRYDDGGVRSGRHDRYDDGGRRRHGSPPRRARSPVRESSEERRAKIEQWNREREARQ, encoded by the exons ATGTTCCAATCACACAGTGGGCCGTACAGGGGTAAATTCACAGGAATTTTACTTGTTGGTGATCCTAAAAGATTCATATGCTTTGTGAACCTGGTTTGTTTTAGCTGCCTGTGTTCCTTTTTGTCTACTTTGTCTTGCACACTGACGACCTTAATTGAG CTTTACTGTCAGTGTGAGAGTTATATCATGGCGGAGCACTTGGCTTCGATCTTTGGCACTGAGAAGGATAGGGTCAACTGCCCCTTTTACTTCAAGATTGGGGCATGTCGTCATGGGGATCGCTGCTCCCGTCTGCACAACAGGCCAACCATATCACCAACTCTTGTGCTTGCTAACATGTATCAGCGCCCTGATATGATAACCCCTGGAGTTGATGCTCAAGGCCAACCTATTGATCCTGAGAAGATGCAGGAGCATTTTGAGGACTTCTTTGAGGACATCTATGAGGAACTGGGCAAGTTCGGTGAGATTGAGAACCTGAACGTTTGCGATAACCTTGCTGACCACATGATTGGGAATGTATATGTCCAGTTTAGTGAGGAAGAACAGGCAGCCGCAGCATACAATGCACTTCAGGGCCGCTTTTACTCTGGCCGCCCAATAATTGTCGAGTATTCTCCTGTGACTGACTTCCGTGAAGCAACCTGTAGGCAGTTTGAGGAGAACAGCTGTAACCGTGGTGGCTACTGTAATTTCATGCATGTGAAGCAGATTGGCAGGGATCTTAGGAGGAAGCTCTATGGGCGTTCCGCTACCAGGAGGTACCATGGGAGAAGCCGCAGCCCAAGCCCACGCCACAGGAGAGGCCATCGTGATCGCGATGACTACCACCATGACCGTGATGATTaccgtggtggtggtggtggacgggGTAGAGGCGGCAGGCATGACATGTATGATGACAGAGGGGGTAGAGGCGGCAGGCATGACATGTATGATGACAGAGGGGGTAGAGGTGGCAGGCATGACAGGTATGATGACGGAGGGGTTAGAAGTGGCAGGCATGACAGGTATGATGATGGAGGAAGGCGCAGGCATGGTAGCCCCCCAAGGCGTGCTAGGAGCCCAGTCAGGGAAAGCAGTGAGGAGCGCAGGGCCAAGATTGAGCAGTGGAACCGTGAAAGGGAGGCAAGGCAGTGA
- the LOC133929416 gene encoding splicing factor U2af small subunit B-like isoform X3, translating into MAEHLASIFGTEKDRVNCPFYFKIGACRHGDRCSRLHNRPTISPTLVLANMYQRPDMITPGVDAQGQPIDPEKMQEHFEDFFEDIYEELGKFGEIENLNVCDNLADHMIGNVYVQFSEEEQAAAAYNALQGRFYSGRPIIVEYSPVTDFREATCRQFEENSCNRGGYCNFMHVKQIGRDLRRKLYGRSATRRYHGRSRSPSPRHRRGHRDRDDYHHDRDDYRGGGGGRGRGGRHDMYDDRGGRGGRHDMYDDRGGRGGRHDRYDDGGVRSGRHDRYDDGGRRRHGSPPRRARSPVRESSEERRAKIEQWNREREARQ; encoded by the coding sequence ATGGCGGAGCACTTGGCTTCGATCTTTGGCACTGAGAAGGATAGGGTCAACTGCCCCTTTTACTTCAAGATTGGGGCATGTCGTCATGGGGATCGCTGCTCCCGTCTGCACAACAGGCCAACCATATCACCAACTCTTGTGCTTGCTAACATGTATCAGCGCCCTGATATGATAACCCCTGGAGTTGATGCTCAAGGCCAACCTATTGATCCTGAGAAGATGCAGGAGCATTTTGAGGACTTCTTTGAGGACATCTATGAGGAACTGGGCAAGTTCGGTGAGATTGAGAACCTGAACGTTTGCGATAACCTTGCTGACCACATGATTGGGAATGTATATGTCCAGTTTAGTGAGGAAGAACAGGCAGCCGCAGCATACAATGCACTTCAGGGCCGCTTTTACTCTGGCCGCCCAATAATTGTCGAGTATTCTCCTGTGACTGACTTCCGTGAAGCAACCTGTAGGCAGTTTGAGGAGAACAGCTGTAACCGTGGTGGCTACTGTAATTTCATGCATGTGAAGCAGATTGGCAGGGATCTTAGGAGGAAGCTCTATGGGCGTTCCGCTACCAGGAGGTACCATGGGAGAAGCCGCAGCCCAAGCCCACGCCACAGGAGAGGCCATCGTGATCGCGATGACTACCACCATGACCGTGATGATTaccgtggtggtggtggtggacgggGTAGAGGCGGCAGGCATGACATGTATGATGACAGAGGGGGTAGAGGCGGCAGGCATGACATGTATGATGACAGAGGGGGTAGAGGTGGCAGGCATGACAGGTATGATGACGGAGGGGTTAGAAGTGGCAGGCATGACAGGTATGATGATGGAGGAAGGCGCAGGCATGGTAGCCCCCCAAGGCGTGCTAGGAGCCCAGTCAGGGAAAGCAGTGAGGAGCGCAGGGCCAAGATTGAGCAGTGGAACCGTGAAAGGGAGGCAAGGCAGTGA
- the LOC133929418 gene encoding probable E3 ubiquitin-protein ligase ZFP1, with amino-acid sequence MSHRNMVWTRQVVNPELEQGYVQVQPESYNYGGTGSGSSNLGVQVAVGVPGNTANVGICDPRNYYESINHEHQHVQNSYPHAGVTSSFVFPTAMYNPSMSTTAVNIYIPQSFGLGNVPPPSLYHQVATGTMDEGSSSGNFGDSASGFIKRKNAVVSGNHHFLHGFAGSSSSAHLPQNPAQGPWNASFQSNCLPNSAASNPPEYQSSNGWPFLEGSSADVPSSFNSMAAHPELIRHGNYVFPACHMGQCNAWTAQAANGIVHGVPQWGFSNAVANPPGTRDMPNGNLQDYQAGHSIHGPLPHFCQNPLHSMQAPQVQVPHQQFLSNNVMHGVNPSATGLLLDPRILALPFNSEHTFGHPMHPPLTNQVNNGVLRILSDQNVTMMDRSRIYEAGHVMDEHRDMRLDVDNMTYEELVELEEQIGDVSTGLTESYIQENLMSSFYVPGAARLSDQSSELSVENDSCIICQEGYKAEELIGTLDCGHKYHVMCIKQWLMMKNLCPICKTSALSGYKRNG; translated from the exons ATGTCACATAGAAATATGGTCTGGACACGTCAGGTTGTTAATCCTGAATTGGAGCAAGGATATGTCCAAGTTCAACCTGAAAGTTACAATTATGGTGGCACTGGGAGTGGTTCATCCAACCTGGGTGTGCAAGTTGCAGTCGGAGTTCCAGGAAATACCGCTAATGTTGGTATCTGTGATCCGCGGAATTACTATGAGAGCATTAATCATGAGCACCAGCATGTTCAGAATTCATACCCACATGCCGGTGTTACTTCGAGTTTTGTCTTCCCAACTGCTATGTACAATCCTAGCATGTCAACAACAGCTGTGAACATCTATATTCCTCAAAGTTTTGGATTGGGCAATGTGCCACCACCATCTTTATATCATCAAGTTGCCACAGGAACTATGGATGAGGGTAGCAGCAGTGGCAATTTCGGTGACAGCGCTAGTGGATtcatcaaaaggaaaaatgcaGTAGTTTCCGGTAACCATCATTTTCTTCACGGATTTGCAGGCTCAAGTTCATCTGCTCATCTGCCACAGAATCCTGCGCAAGGGCCATGGAATGCTTCATTTCAGTCAAATTGTTTACCCAATTCTGCAGCTTCGAACCCACCTGAATACCAAAGTAGTAACGGTTGGCCATTCTTAGAAGGATCTTCTGCAGATGTTCCTAGCAGTTTCAATTCAATGGCTGCCCACCCGGAATTGATACGTCATGGTAACTATGTATTTCCAGCTTGCCACATGGGCCAGTGCAATGCATGGACTGCACAGGCTGCAAATGGGATTGTTCACGGAGTACCACAGTGGGGATTCAGTAATGCAGTGGCCAATCCTCCAG GAACCAGAGACATGCCAAATGGAAATCTACAGGATTATCAAGCTGGCCATTCTATTCATGGGCCTCTACCTCATTTCTGCCAGAATCCTTTGCATAGTATGCAAGCGCCTCAAGTACAAGTACCCCATCAACAGTTCCTCAGTAACAATGTGATGCATGGTGTAAATCCTTCTGCCACAGGCCTTCTTTTAGATCCAAGAATACTGGCACTCCCATTCAATTCTGAGCACACTTTTGGGCATCCAATGCATCCACCTCTGACAAACCAAGTTAACAATGGGGTTTTAAGAATTCTGTCAGATCAG AATGTTACAATGATGGATCGTTCAAGGATTTATGAAGCAGGACATGTTATGGATGAACATAGAGATATGCGTCTAGATGTAGATAACATGACTTACGAG GAGCTTGTAGAATTGGAAGAGCAGATAGGTGATGTCAGTACTGGTTTGACAGAAAGCTACATCCAAGAAAACTTGATGTCAAGTTTTTATGTTCCAGGAGCAGCTCGCTTGTCCGATCAGTCTTCTGAGCTTTCTGTGGAGAATGACTCTTGCATAATATGCCAG GAGGGGTATAAAGCTGAAGAACTTATAGGAACCCTTGATTGCGGTCACAAGTACCATGTGATGTGCATAAAGCAATGGttgatgatgaagaacctgTGCCCCATCTGCAAGACATCAGCTTTGTCAGGATATAAAAGAAATGGATGA
- the LOC133929419 gene encoding ras-related protein RABA1f-like, with protein MAYRAEDDYDYLFKVVLIGDSGVGKSNLLSRFARNEFSLESKSTIGVEFATRSIHVDDKVVKAQIWDTAGQERYRAITSAYYRGAVGALVVYDVTRHVTFENVERWMRELKDHTDANIVIMLVGNKADLRHLRAVPTEDAKAFAEREKAFFMETSALEAMNVEGAFTEVLTQIYHVVSKKALDIGDDPAAPPKGQTINVGGKDDVSAVKKSACCSS; from the exons ATGGCGTACCGCGCGGAAGACGACTACGACTACCTATTCAAGGTGGTGCTCATCGGGGACTCGGGCGTCGGCAAGTCGAACCTGCTCTCGCGATTCGCGCGCAACGAGttcagcctcgagtccaagtCCACCATCGGGGTCGAGTTCGCCACCCGCAGCATCCACGTCGACGACAAGGTCGTCAAGGCCCAGATCTGGGACACCGCCGGCCAGGAAAG GTACCGAGCCATCACAAGCGCATACTATCGTGGAGCAGTAGGGGCACTCGTTGTGTATGATGTCACACGGCATGTCACCTTCGAGAACGTGGAGAGGTGGATGAGGGAGCTCAAGGATCACACGGACGCCAACATCGTGATCATGCTCGTCGGGAACAAGGCGGACCTGCGCCACCTCAGGGCCGTCCCAACCGAGGATGCGAAAGCGTTCGCCGAGAGAGAGAAAGCCTTCTTCATGGAGACGTCGGCCCTGGAGGCGATGAACGTGGAGGGCGCTTTCACTGAAGTGCTCACCCAGATCTACCACGTCGTGAGCAAGAAAGCCCTCGACATTGGCGACGATCCCGCGGCGCCTCCGAAGGGGCAGACCATCAACGTTGGCGGCAAGGATGATGTCTCTGCGGTGAAGAAATCTGCCTGCTGTTCGTCTTAG
- the LOC133928193 gene encoding WUSCHEL-related homeobox 12-like: MASSNRHWPSMYRSSLACNIQQPQPDMNNGSGKSSLMSSRCEESNGRSLEPRPRWNPRPEQIRILEGIFNSGMVNPPRDEIRRIRLQLQEYGPVGDANVFYWFQNRKSRTKHKLRAAGQLQPSGRAALARACSSSTAHAPVTPPRHLLAAPVAPTSSSSSSDRSSGSSKSVNPAVALTSPAAGIQGLLPATPMDFLTAAPAPALAARQLYYQRQLVAPAAPPTMPELIGSPEPLLQWQQGQYLPATELGGVLGAHANALAMQPAISPSVLLGLCNDALGQQYIDISCSKGLGHGQYWSNTCGTELSNKTDAVSAVIRDDEKARLGLLHYGFGVTTPTAAAATSSAPLAAPVHAAVAAAADASTAMLPSSAPSNVAATTAVLTDQLQGLLDAGLIGGTPPTATVVVAVVRDAMMCTSTSQFSVPAMRLDVKQFGEAAVLLRHTGHPVLVDDSGVTVEPLQQDALYYVLATN, from the exons ATGGCGTCCTCGAACAGGCACTGGCCAAGCATGTACAGGTCCAGCCTTGCCTGCAACATCCAGCAGCCGCAGCCTGACATGAACAACGGCAGCGGCAAGTCCTCCTTGATGTCCTCAA GGTGCGAGGAGAGTAATGGAAGGAGCCTGGAGCCGAGGCCGCGGTGGAATCCGCGGCCGGAGCAGATCAGGATCCTGGAGGGGATCTTCAACTCCGGCATGGTGAACCCGCCGCGCGACGAGATCCGGCGCATCCGCCTCCAGCTGCAGGAGTACGGCCCCGTCGGCGATGCCAACGTCTTCtactggttccagaaccgcaagTCCCGCACCAAGCACAAGCTGCGAGCCGCGGGGCAGCTGCAGCCGTCCGGCCGCGCCGCCCTGGCGCGAGCTTGCTCGTCGTCGACGGCGCACGCCCCCGTGACGCCGCCGCGGCACCTGCTCGCCGCTCCCGTGGCGCCCACctcctcatcttcatcctccgacaggtcCTCCGGGTCGAGCAAGTCGGTGAACCCGGCCGTCGCGCTGACGTCTCCCGCGGCGGGCATCCAGGGCTTGCTTCCGGCGACGCCCATGGACTTTCTtacggcggcgccggcgcctgcTCTCGCCGCACGCCAACTCTATTACCAGAGACAGCTCGTGGCGCCTGCCGCGCCGCCGACGATGCCCGAGCTTATCGGCTCCCCCGAGCCCCTCCTGCAGTGGCAGCAAGGCCAGTACCTGCCGGCCACCGAGCTCGGCGGCGTCCTTGGCGCCCATGCGAACGCGCTGGCCATGCAGCCTGCCATCTCGCCCAGCGTGCTCTTGGGCCTATGCAACGACGCATTAGGGCAACAATACATCGACATAAGCTGCTCCAAGGGACTTGGCCATGGCCAGTACTGGAGCAACACCTGCGGTACTGAGCTGAGCAACAAGACTGACGCGGTGAGCGCCGTGATCAGGGACGACGAGAAGGCGAGGCTGGGGTTACTGCACTACGGCTTCGGTGTCACCACCCCcaccgctgctgctgccacttcTTCGGCGCCTCTTGCCGCTCCTGTGcatgctgctgttgctgctgcggCAGATGCTAGTACGGCCATGCTTCCAAGTTCTGCGCCGAGCAACGTGGCTGCCACGACCGCCGTACTCACCGATCAGTTGCAAG GGCTGTTGGATGCTGGATTGATCGGAGGGACGCCGCCGACGGCGACGGTGGTGGTGGCCGTGGTCAGGGACGCCATGATGTGCACGAGCACCTCGCAGTTCAGCGTCCCGGCGATGCGCCTCGACGTGAAGCAGTTCGGCGAGGCGGCCGTGCTGCTGCGCCACACCGGCCACCCGGTCCTCGTCGACGACTCAGGTGTCACCGTCGAGCCGCTCCAGCAGGATGCTCTCTACTATGTGCTG GCGACTAACTGA